One Arcobacter sp. FWKO B genomic window, ACTATGGATATCAATATGCCTGTTTTAGATGGTTTAAGTGCAGTAAAAGAGATTATGAAAAAAAAGCCAACGCCGATAGTCATGGTAAGTTCTTTAACACAAGGTGATGCAGATATAACATTTGAAGCACTTGATTATGGAGCTGTTGATTTTGTAGGAAAGCCTGGAACTATTACTTTAAAAGTGAAAGAATCAGGCGATGAAATCATATGTAAAATTCAAGCAGCTGCAAAGATACCAAAGAATAGACTTACTATAAGAAAAGTAGGCAATGGCGTTAAAGCAACACTTGCTAAAAAACCAAGAAAGATAGTTATACAATCGCACGGCATGGTTGAGAAAGTTGTTTTGATAGGTTCATCAACAGGTGGTCCTAGTTTGATAGAAAAAATTGCAACCTCATTGCCAGAAGATTATCCATATCCTATATGTGTAGTTCAGCATATGCCAGAGTCTTTTACTGCAAAGTTTGCAAATAGACTTGATAGTATAAGTCATATTGAGGTTGTTGAAGCAAAAAATAATGACATTTTATGTTCTGGGAAGATGATTATTGGGAAGGGTGGATATCATATGCTTTTTTCAAAAAAAGCTTCTGGAGTTGTAAATATAAAACTTGGTGCTAATCTTGAGAAATCATTTTTTGTCCCATCCGTTGATAAAATGTTTTTTTCTGCAGCTACTACATTTAGTGGTATAGATGTTTTAGCAATAGAGCTTACAGGGATAGGTGATGATGGAGCAAAAGGTTTGCTTGAGCTGAAAAAACATGGAGCATTGACTATAGCTGAATCAGAAGAAACAGCTACAATATATGGGATGCCTAGAGTTGCATATGAGATAGGCGCAACTGTCAAAGTTCTCCCTTTTTCTAAAATATTGGAAGAAATTGTGTTATTTGGAAAGTGAAATTTTGTAGTTATATACAAGATTAAAAAATATGAGGTATAAACAATGATTGAGTTTAAAGATTTTCTTAGATTGAGAGATTTTTTATACCGTAAAACTGGTATCTATATGGATGATAAAAAATATGAACAATTTAGTAAAAAACTTATTTCATATTTAAAAGAGCATAGTTATGATAATTTTAGTGTATTTTTTCATGCATTAAGATTTGAAAGTGGTAGTAATATGCTTCAAGGTGTTATAAATCTTGTGACCGTAAATGAGACTTATTTTTTTAGAGAAAAGCACCATTTTGATATATTGATAAATAATGTATTGCCATTTTTACATCAGCATAGAAGCAAAAATGATATTTTAAGAATACTATGTGCTCCTTCTTCAACTGGTGAAGAACCATATACCTTGGCTTTACATCTTTTGGATGAAGCAAAATTACTTGAATCTAGAGATATTGAACTAATAGGAATAGATATAGATAGTAATGCAATAGATAAAGCAACATCTGGGGTTTTTACAAAAAGAAGTGTGCAATTTGTTCCAAATCATTTATTAACAAGATACTTTAAATACAAAGAGAACAATTACCATATACATTCACATATTAAAAGTTCAATTTCTTTTAAAGTTGCAAATGTAATGGATAGAAATCAGATGATGGGACTTGGGAATTTTGATGTGATTTTTTCAAGGAATATGTTGATTTATTTTGATGATGAAAGTAGAAAAAATGTTAGTCATACATTTCATGATTTATTAAAACCTAAAGGTTTTGTATTTTTAGGGCATGCTGATAAAATGTGCCAAGTTGATTCACTTTTTGATACTGTAAAAATGTCTGATTCAATTATATATCAAAAGTCTAATAAGTGATTGTATATATTAATAAAAAGGAGATACTATGGCAAAAATTGTAGTTATAGTTGATGATTCTCAAACAGTTCATCTATCGCTGGAAATGGCTATGGAGGATTTGATAAATAGTGGTGAAATTGATAAAAAATCTTATATAAATCCACTTGATTTTGTGCAAGATGTTAAAAATGGTTTGGTGTATGATTTGTGTATAACAGATATTAATATGCCTGAAATGAATGGTTTAGATTTAACAAAATTTCTTAAATCTTTCCCAGCAACACAAATCAAGCCTATTTTAGCACTGACAACAGAAAGCTCTGATGCAATCAAAGAGCAAGGAAAAGAAGCTGGACTTACTGGATGGATTACCAAGCCTTTTACAGCAGATAAGGTTATTAGTGCTATAAAAAGAGTTTTAAGACTTAGATAACTTAGGAGGAAAAAATGATTTTAGATAATAATACATTATTTTTAGATACACCTATGGAGTATGAACATTACAAAGAGTTACTAAAAGCATCAAAAAAAGCTACGCAAATAGTTGTACAAACAAACGATTTGCATCCTAGCATAATGCAGTTACTTTTTTGTCTTTCAAGGGAAAAAGATATCATAAATGAAGATAAATTCAATAAAAGATTATTTGAAAATCTTCATTTTAGAGGCTAGTTATATTGAAAAGACTATATTTTATTATATAAAGATGTATAAAACTAAGTTTTTTAAGCGTATATTTTAAGTTATTTGAATATAATTGGTTCATGACCTCGTTTTTCTTATTTGTTTTAATTCTAAAGTAGGGAGTTTAAGTGAGGAGTTATAATTTTTACTATACTGATGAAAGTACCTTTTAAAAAGATGTATCGGTTATTAATATAAATTCAAAAAATGTATTAATTCAGGTTTTTACATATATAACTAAAAAGAAGGAAATCGCTAAACTTCGTGATAGTATATTAAAACTTTTTCCATATGCTAAAATTATAGGTACAACAACAGATGGTGAGATAAATGGCTCTAAGGTTTCGACACATAAAACTGTTGTAAGTGTAACAATATTTGAAAAAACTACTGTAGAAGCAATAGCTTTAGAATATAAAAAAGAGCATTGTAAAGAGTGTAGAGCTTATTATGAGTGTATAAGTTTTGGTAAGAGTTTGGCAAATCAATTTACAAAAACAGATCCAAAAGTTGCAATATTTTTTGCTGATGGGCTCAACTTAAATGGTGAAAATTTTATAAAAGCTGTTGGTGAAACATTACCTAGTACTGTTATAATAGGTGGACTTGCTGGTTCAAGTGGTAGCTTTAAAACTACTCTTGTATTTGATAATAAAAATATATTCAAACATGGTGCAGTTGGTATTGGTCTTTATGGTGAAAGTATAATAGCAATTACTGATTATAAATGTAATTGGTCAACCATAGGTAAAGCGATGAAGATTACTAAATCAAATGGTAATAGAATCTATACAATAGATGGAAATAGTGCATATGATATATATAGATACTACT contains:
- a CDS encoding CheR family methyltransferase — its product is MIEFKDFLRLRDFLYRKTGIYMDDKKYEQFSKKLISYLKEHSYDNFSVFFHALRFESGSNMLQGVINLVTVNETYFFREKHHFDILINNVLPFLHQHRSKNDILRILCAPSSTGEEPYTLALHLLDEAKLLESRDIELIGIDIDSNAIDKATSGVFTKRSVQFVPNHLLTRYFKYKENNYHIHSHIKSSISFKVANVMDRNQMMGLGNFDVIFSRNMLIYFDDESRKNVSHTFHDLLKPKGFVFLGHADKMCQVDSLFDTVKMSDSIIYQKSNK
- the cheB gene encoding chemotaxis-specific protein-glutamate methyltransferase CheB; the encoded protein is MSQKVLVVDDSALIRKELGKLLEGVGFELDYAKNGQEAIDKALEFDYDVITMDINMPVLDGLSAVKEIMKKKPTPIVMVSSLTQGDADITFEALDYGAVDFVGKPGTITLKVKESGDEIICKIQAAAKIPKNRLTIRKVGNGVKATLAKKPRKIVIQSHGMVEKVVLIGSSTGGPSLIEKIATSLPEDYPYPICVVQHMPESFTAKFANRLDSISHIEVVEAKNNDILCSGKMIIGKGGYHMLFSKKASGVVNIKLGANLEKSFFVPSVDKMFFSAATTFSGIDVLAIELTGIGDDGAKGLLELKKHGALTIAESEETATIYGMPRVAYEIGATVKVLPFSKILEEIVLFGK
- a CDS encoding response regulator encodes the protein MAKIVVIVDDSQTVHLSLEMAMEDLINSGEIDKKSYINPLDFVQDVKNGLVYDLCITDINMPEMNGLDLTKFLKSFPATQIKPILALTTESSDAIKEQGKEAGLTGWITKPFTADKVISAIKRVLRLR